A stretch of the Sulfolobus acidocaldarius SUSAZ genome encodes the following:
- a CDS encoding peptide ABC transporter ATPase, protein MSPLLQVKGLKVYYYTKRGIIKAVDDVSIDVEKGEVVGLAGESGSGKSTIGYAIIRLVPPPGAIAGGQILYNGEDIVVLDQDSFRRNYRWKKISMIFQGSMSGFTPVFKIKDQIIEVLKLHNWNGDYEERVKELFRMVNMDPILAEKYPHELSGGQKQRAFIAMALALNPELVIADEPTTALDVIVQEYIVNLLKQLRKDYNLSIIFITHDLALLSEISDKLYILYAGKMMESGSSEVIFKRPRHPYTQLLVNSIATLDKDMINGIPGYMPDLSNPPTGCRFNTRCPFAKEICFKQEPKFTTFQDGDEVACWLY, encoded by the coding sequence GTGTCGCCTCTACTACAGGTAAAGGGTCTTAAGGTGTATTACTATACAAAAAGAGGTATAATAAAGGCTGTAGATGACGTATCAATTGATGTGGAAAAGGGAGAAGTAGTTGGTTTAGCAGGTGAAAGTGGTTCAGGGAAAAGTACTATAGGTTACGCAATAATAAGACTAGTTCCACCTCCAGGAGCTATTGCAGGAGGACAGATTTTATACAACGGAGAAGATATTGTTGTATTAGATCAGGACTCTTTCAGGAGAAATTATAGGTGGAAGAAGATTTCGATGATATTTCAAGGCTCAATGTCAGGATTTACACCAGTTTTTAAGATTAAAGATCAGATAATTGAAGTTCTAAAGTTGCATAATTGGAACGGTGATTATGAAGAGAGAGTGAAAGAGCTTTTCAGAATGGTAAACATGGATCCCATACTTGCCGAGAAGTACCCTCATGAGCTATCAGGTGGTCAGAAGCAGAGGGCGTTTATAGCTATGGCTTTAGCGTTGAATCCTGAATTGGTAATTGCGGATGAACCTACCACAGCTCTTGATGTTATTGTGCAAGAGTATATAGTGAATTTATTGAAGCAGTTAAGGAAAGATTATAATTTGTCTATTATTTTTATAACTCACGATCTAGCTCTCCTATCAGAAATATCTGATAAACTTTACATATTATATGCAGGTAAAATGATGGAAAGTGGTTCTTCAGAGGTTATTTTTAAGAGACCACGTCATCCTTATACTCAATTACTTGTTAATTCTATAGCTACATTGGATAAGGATATGATAAACGGTATACCAGGATATATGCCAGATTTATCTAATCCACCAACCGGATGCAGATTTAATACACGATGTCCTTTTGCAAAAGAAATATGTTTTAAGCAAGAACCAAAATTCACAACTTTTCAAGATGGTGATGAGGTTGCCTGCTGGTTATACTAA
- a CDS encoding amino acid permease: MQLSKGSLSIRESYGQAMAVTAPLGSVVSTTTAAIAYAGKSVLFATLLAFLASLLWMFTLTKYTKKIASPGGYYTFGSAAWRNKTVAYYEAITEVIAYSSLNAVNSFSVYLLLKVTFQMLNLELPGYVLPLSLVIGLIYPTLSSVILHIRKVLGYIVSISATLEVIFLYVLFGYAVATRGFDITYLSPIGTNFNSLGTAMVLTIVSIAGAGAATYLGEETKKPTSTITTGIKIAYIVGGGAILAGTYALVALWNGPIQTIQNSPQPLIQELYPISFIVMLISLILSINSLLASNIGTTVGAARILFNLAREKAMPKVFSRLNSEREPLIATVVVGLISAIFALSSLTYTGSADVAFTEISFISSLFWLAGRIVDNLGAPVFYWRLRELTPRILIVFLGSITINLVGMIGSLQAPDMFQAVYLISVLAAATLWYIVKARKGIAGKYLVDENNQLITMEEYFAKARSK; this comes from the coding sequence ATGCAACTTTCAAAAGGTTCTTTATCGATAAGAGAATCATATGGGCAAGCAATGGCTGTAACTGCACCATTAGGAAGCGTTGTATCCACAACAACTGCAGCAATAGCTTATGCAGGAAAATCAGTCTTGTTTGCAACACTCCTAGCCTTTTTGGCGAGTTTGCTTTGGATGTTCACTTTGACAAAATATACTAAGAAAATTGCCTCTCCAGGAGGGTACTATACATTCGGATCAGCTGCATGGAGAAACAAGACCGTAGCCTACTATGAAGCTATAACTGAAGTAATAGCATACTCTTCACTAAACGCAGTAAATTCCTTCTCAGTTTACCTATTACTGAAAGTAACTTTTCAAATGTTAAATCTTGAATTGCCCGGCTATGTTCTCCCTCTCTCCCTTGTGATAGGACTAATTTATCCCACGCTCTCTTCAGTAATTCTACACATTAGAAAAGTGTTAGGATACATAGTTAGTATAAGTGCTACATTAGAAGTAATATTCTTATACGTTCTTTTCGGCTATGCAGTAGCCACGAGAGGATTTGATATAACATATTTATCCCCTATTGGAACGAATTTTAATAGTTTAGGTACCGCGATGGTTCTAACAATTGTCAGTATAGCAGGTGCAGGGGCTGCAACTTACTTAGGAGAGGAAACCAAAAAGCCTACCTCAACTATTACCACTGGAATAAAAATTGCTTATATCGTAGGAGGAGGAGCAATTTTAGCAGGTACTTATGCGTTAGTAGCCCTATGGAATGGACCTATACAGACCATCCAAAATTCACCACAACCCTTAATTCAGGAGTTATATCCAATTAGTTTCATCGTAATGCTCATCAGTCTAATATTATCTATAAACAGTTTACTTGCTTCAAACATAGGAACAACAGTAGGTGCTGCAAGAATCTTATTTAACCTTGCAAGAGAGAAGGCTATGCCAAAAGTATTTTCTAGATTAAACTCTGAGCGAGAGCCGCTTATAGCTACAGTGGTGGTCGGTTTAATTTCTGCTATATTTGCCCTTTCCTCTTTAACTTATACTGGATCAGCTGATGTAGCATTCACAGAGATTAGCTTCATATCAAGCTTATTCTGGTTAGCTGGAAGGATAGTTGATAATCTAGGTGCACCAGTGTTTTATTGGAGATTAAGAGAGTTAACTCCAAGAATATTAATCGTATTCCTAGGCTCCATTACTATTAACTTAGTTGGTATGATTGGATCTTTACAAGCACCAGACATGTTCCAGGCTGTTTACTTAATTTCCGTATTGGCTGCAGCTACGCTATGGTATATAGTTAAAGCCAGAAAAGGTATAGCAGGTAAATATCTTGTGGACGAAAATAATCAGTTGATCACAATGGAAGAGTACTTTGCAAAAGCGAGAAGCAAATAG
- a CDS encoding NAD-dependent dehydratase — MRILVLGIDGHLGWPLALRLAKRGHEVIGIDNLSTRRFSEEVGSDSAFPLPQPQERVSEAKKHLGVDITFYVGDITNYGFFKDIVQRHRPDAIVHFAEQRSAPYSMIDMDHSVYTVINNEVSTLRVIQAVLEVDPTIHILKMGTMGEYGTPAFDIPESIYVEAIVNGKKDKIIVPRKAGSVYHWTKVHDTDFLLHFQELYGLTVTDIMQGPVYGTRTEEIVEETLRTRFDFDEVWGTVVNRYCVEAILGLPLTVYGKGGQTRGFISLEDSIQALTLLLENPPKQGEYRVANQFAEIYSVKKIADFVKKAGEELGLNVEIGSYENPRVEAEEHYYNPERKVLPSLGFYPKKRLPEDVKIMIKDLLPYKTRLERFKHVILPKTKWRKPQYVKRVR, encoded by the coding sequence ATGAGGATTCTAGTGCTAGGAATTGATGGTCATTTAGGATGGCCATTGGCATTAAGGTTAGCTAAAAGAGGTCATGAGGTAATTGGTATCGATAACTTGTCGACAAGGAGGTTTTCAGAAGAAGTAGGATCAGATTCAGCTTTTCCTTTGCCTCAACCACAGGAGAGGGTGAGTGAGGCAAAGAAACATTTGGGTGTAGACATAACCTTTTACGTGGGGGATATTACTAATTATGGATTCTTTAAGGACATAGTACAGAGACATAGACCTGATGCCATAGTGCACTTCGCTGAGCAGAGATCTGCGCCTTACTCCATGATAGATATGGATCATTCGGTCTACACAGTTATAAATAATGAGGTAAGTACTTTGAGAGTTATTCAGGCTGTGTTGGAGGTAGACCCAACAATACATATATTGAAGATGGGTACCATGGGTGAGTATGGAACACCTGCTTTTGATATACCTGAGAGTATATATGTTGAAGCTATAGTTAATGGTAAGAAAGATAAGATAATAGTTCCTAGGAAAGCGGGTTCTGTTTATCACTGGACTAAGGTTCATGATACTGATTTTCTTCTTCACTTCCAAGAATTGTATGGGCTCACTGTTACTGACATAATGCAAGGTCCTGTATACGGCACTAGAACAGAAGAGATCGTGGAGGAAACACTGAGGACTAGGTTTGACTTTGACGAGGTCTGGGGAACTGTGGTTAATCGATATTGTGTAGAAGCCATCCTTGGGCTTCCACTAACAGTTTATGGAAAGGGTGGTCAAACTAGAGGATTTATATCATTAGAGGACAGTATCCAAGCATTGACCCTGCTCTTGGAGAATCCTCCCAAACAAGGGGAATATAGAGTTGCTAATCAGTTCGCAGAGATATATAGTGTTAAGAAAATAGCTGATTTTGTAAAGAAGGCTGGGGAGGAGCTGGGATTAAATGTAGAAATAGGTTCATATGAAAATCCTAGAGTGGAAGCGGAAGAACATTACTACAACCCAGAGAGGAAAGTTTTACCATCCTTAGGATTTTATCCCAAAAAGAGATTACCTGAGGATGTTAAAATAATGATAAAGGATCTACTACCTTATAAGACTAGGTTAGAGAGATTTAAGCATGTTATATTGCCAAAGACTAAATGGAGAAAA
- a CDS encoding gamma-glutamyltransferase, which produces MKVSIGKKVVASQNQLATYVGAKILEMGGNAFDAAVGVSAVLSVVLPYTSGLGGDGFLLANTPEGLIAYNASGWTSKNLKIQKIPSPRHPSTVLVPGLVDMWDYIERKFMSLDLQTVLQPAVKLATNGFYIGKELGRAISRANDMPESWSKLYKGRMAGDLIKLRELGEALKVVSRNPREFYEGKLMEEIVLGLNKQGVEMEFSDFANFRGEEVKPIKSTYRDFTLYELPPNSQGITTLEILKLSEMVETWKHKFDDIERVKEMVKIFAIGYSDRDRYVTDPRFYSPEINLLDENGLRVKLREMGILPNRILRTEDTTFFVVADGENEVGFIQSLFFHFGSGITVKQFPFNNRGFGFTEGNNKPEPRKRPLHTLSILYAEKDDESLFIGCAGGDLRPQIHAEVFQYYADYNMEIDEAVNAPRFILLSDKIVAEKRLSLPFQQLDYFTPEVGVVQALKRKSDRYYAVADLRSEGVSLSVQ; this is translated from the coding sequence ATGAAAGTTAGTATAGGTAAAAAAGTGGTTGCTAGTCAAAATCAGTTGGCTACATATGTTGGCGCTAAGATACTTGAAATGGGCGGAAATGCATTTGATGCGGCTGTAGGAGTAAGCGCGGTTCTCTCGGTTGTTTTACCCTATACTAGTGGACTGGGTGGAGATGGTTTTCTCTTGGCAAATACCCCTGAGGGTTTGATAGCCTATAACGCTTCAGGGTGGACTTCAAAAAATCTGAAGATTCAAAAAATACCGAGCCCTAGACACCCATCAACAGTTTTAGTTCCTGGGTTAGTGGACATGTGGGATTACATAGAGAGGAAATTCATGAGCTTAGACTTGCAGACTGTTCTGCAACCAGCCGTAAAGTTGGCTACAAATGGTTTCTATATAGGAAAAGAGCTGGGGAGGGCCATATCTAGAGCCAATGATATGCCTGAAAGTTGGTCTAAACTGTACAAAGGCAGAATGGCTGGGGACTTAATTAAACTTAGAGAGTTAGGAGAAGCACTGAAGGTAGTTTCTAGAAATCCTAGAGAGTTTTATGAAGGCAAACTCATGGAAGAAATAGTTCTGGGCTTAAATAAACAGGGTGTAGAAATGGAATTTTCTGATTTCGCCAATTTCAGGGGTGAGGAGGTTAAACCTATAAAATCTACTTATAGGGATTTCACACTTTACGAACTTCCTCCCAACAGTCAAGGCATAACGACTCTTGAAATACTTAAGTTGTCTGAAATGGTGGAGACCTGGAAGCATAAGTTTGACGATATAGAAAGAGTAAAAGAGATGGTGAAAATCTTTGCGATTGGATATAGTGATAGGGACAGATATGTTACTGACCCTCGTTTTTACTCACCGGAAATTAACCTATTAGATGAAAACGGATTAAGAGTGAAATTGAGAGAGATGGGTATATTACCTAACCGTATACTGAGAACTGAGGACACAACTTTCTTTGTGGTAGCAGATGGCGAAAATGAAGTTGGTTTTATACAAAGTCTATTTTTCCATTTCGGATCAGGAATCACTGTGAAACAGTTTCCGTTTAATAACAGGGGGTTTGGATTTACGGAAGGAAATAACAAACCAGAACCCAGAAAGAGACCATTGCACACCTTATCAATACTTTATGCAGAAAAAGATGACGAGAGCTTGTTCATAGGATGTGCTGGTGGAGATCTTAGACCTCAAATTCATGCTGAAGTGTTTCAGTATTATGCTGATTACAACATGGAGATTGATGAGGCTGTTAATGCTCCAAGATTCATATTATTAAGTGATAAGATTGTAGCGGAGAAGAGGTTGAGTTTGCCTTTCCAGCAACTTGACTATTTCACACCTGAGGTAGGGGTAGTTCAAGCTCTGAAGAGGAAAAGCGATAGATACTATGCAGTAGCTGACTTAAGGAGTGAGGGTGTAAGCTTATCCGTTCAGTAA
- a CDS encoding nucleotide pyrophosphohydrolase — protein MDLKYIQEKMKELYYLKDSERGVYATFTWLVEEVGELAEALLSKNKDSLEEELADVLAWTVSVANLVGIDLEEALRKKYHI, from the coding sequence TTGGACCTTAAGTATATCCAGGAAAAGATGAAAGAGCTTTATTACCTTAAGGATTCAGAGAGAGGAGTATACGCTACTTTTACGTGGTTAGTAGAAGAGGTTGGGGAACTAGCTGAAGCATTATTATCAAAAAATAAGGATTCATTAGAAGAAGAGTTGGCTGATGTTTTAGCGTGGACTGTGTCAGTAGCTAACCTGGTAGGAATAGATTTGGAAGAAGCTTTAAGGAAGAAATACCACATATAA
- a CDS encoding ATPase produces MIIVGIDAGGTKTKGIAYTCDGQYIGEGETGPGNYHNVGLSKAINNIREAALKATKGEEPDVISIGAAGLDSRYDYESFNSLASTVAKKVIVNHDGVIALFAETLGEKGVVVISGTGSVVEGYDGKDFHRIGGRGWLLSDVGSAYWVGRRALRAVLEVMDGLRQKSNLYYKVLEKIRVKDLDDLVLWSYTSSCQADIIASVAEAVNSSALTGDELAINILKEGAEKLANQAVLMARRLNVNIVYMKGGMFKSPIYLATFKNYLSLYGIKGEVGKRSPELGAMVIAFKELGCGIERLLNG; encoded by the coding sequence ATGATTATAGTTGGTATAGACGCAGGAGGAACAAAGACTAAGGGAATAGCTTACACTTGTGACGGTCAATATATAGGCGAGGGGGAGACGGGACCAGGCAATTATCACAACGTAGGATTAAGTAAGGCAATTAACAACATAAGGGAGGCTGCCCTTAAGGCAACAAAAGGAGAAGAACCTGATGTAATATCAATTGGAGCTGCAGGGTTAGACTCGAGATATGATTATGAAAGTTTTAACTCGTTAGCGTCAACTGTAGCTAAAAAAGTTATAGTAAACCATGATGGAGTTATAGCCCTTTTTGCAGAAACATTAGGAGAGAAAGGTGTAGTAGTAATCTCTGGGACTGGAAGTGTAGTGGAGGGATACGATGGAAAGGATTTTCACAGAATTGGTGGAAGAGGATGGTTGCTCTCTGATGTGGGATCAGCTTATTGGGTTGGTAGAAGAGCATTAAGAGCTGTTTTAGAGGTAATGGATGGACTTAGGCAAAAGAGTAACTTATATTATAAAGTTTTAGAGAAAATTAGAGTAAAAGACTTAGATGATCTGGTACTTTGGTCATATACTAGCAGTTGTCAGGCGGATATAATAGCCTCAGTTGCTGAGGCTGTAAACAGCTCCGCACTCACAGGTGACGAACTGGCAATCAATATTTTGAAGGAAGGTGCGGAGAAGTTAGCAAATCAGGCTGTTTTAATGGCTAGAAGATTAAACGTTAACATTGTATATATGAAGGGAGGAATGTTTAAGTCACCAATCTACTTAGCGACGTTTAAGAACTATTTATCGTTGTATGGGATCAAAGGAGAAGTGGGAAAAAGAAGTCCTGAATTAGGAGCTATGGTCATAGCATTCAAGGAATTGGGGTGCGGTATAGAGAGATTACTGAACGGATAA
- a CDS encoding cytochrome C oxidase assembly protein, whose amino-acid sequence MIIELSLATTFLAGLTIVLGGIVEGYGYGLSLGTKWPYTRDMVHLAVRKADPEAMHRISATLVGLLSLAILILDFNLLSIAGFISVIFTALLGMATLYVLAGKLPSIFQGFHDIAAYTTMVIYLLIAMGFDPSRFTSFIIDAITPPHFLYFVIFMGGVVTGTRKMRFSIGDVRKPKNRLQWIWIVHSIAGVIFFISLILLQLWIPLALALIEGIVGLLVFRGINRNPEKPGIVIGLHQLFSIAIVLSLVMFSI is encoded by the coding sequence ATGATAATTGAACTGTCTTTAGCTACCACATTTCTAGCAGGGTTGACCATAGTATTAGGGGGTATAGTTGAAGGTTATGGTTATGGTCTTTCTTTAGGTACTAAATGGCCTTATACTAGAGACATGGTTCATCTTGCTGTTAGAAAAGCAGATCCTGAGGCTATGCATAGAATATCTGCAACTTTAGTGGGTTTACTTTCCTTAGCTATTTTGATTCTTGATTTTAACCTGCTCTCTATTGCCGGATTTATCAGTGTTATATTTACAGCGTTACTTGGAATGGCAACACTCTACGTATTAGCAGGAAAATTACCATCTATATTTCAAGGCTTTCATGACATTGCAGCCTATACTACAATGGTAATATATCTTTTAATAGCAATGGGTTTTGATCCTAGCAGGTTTACTAGTTTCATAATAGACGCGATTACTCCACCACACTTTTTGTATTTTGTAATATTTATGGGCGGTGTGGTAACAGGAACTAGGAAGATGAGGTTCAGTATAGGCGACGTTAGAAAGCCTAAGAACAGATTACAATGGATATGGATTGTACACAGTATAGCAGGAGTAATCTTCTTTATTTCATTAATTTTATTACAGTTGTGGATTCCATTGGCTCTAGCTCTGATAGAAGGCATAGTGGGTTTACTAGTGTTCAGGGGTATAAACAGAAATCCTGAGAAGCCTGGTATAGTAATTGGACTGCATCAACTGTTCTCAATCGCAATTGTATTATCTTTGGTCATGTTTAGCATTTAG
- a CDS encoding ATPase — translation MEKKEFFEILKSSISDSKDRYYRNLVFIQDESDNLRHVLEVLQLYLDINPDPLIAYAFHPWAKGAKDRLEELRKIVKNSERLVDIDYSSSERYLGSTFDVVILDLVDNFEPNHIGRLVDLVRGGGLIILYTNDLKNNKIFKNSILREGKVLDVYEMRFMRKLTEHEGIFIISNSEYYAKPFKGEVKEKPSPQLPKKPIMPVELHSLCLSSDQNKVLESFIGMRYGSRKVLVITASRGRGKSAVTGLGMAGLIFKHGFRKGRKYKIIVTAPSIASSSQTMEFLKRGLDALGVEYKEKRSPLGFINSLEGEGFRVFFEIPEATLEHEGDLLVVDEAAAIGIGYIDSALKTWKKVVLVTTVHGYEGSGKAFLRYLNRLLKQRKTTVYWEEMRKPLRYAEGDPIEKWLYDSLLLDAEPEDVQQEIDKVYFETLDKEELFSDDRKLRQVYGILVTAHYRNNPNDLMIMGDGIHHTIKGLSIEGTNNYIGVVQIANEGGLSDELIHSALMGVTFDGDLIPDRMIKHSRLIEFGKMKGWRIVRIAVMQELQDKGFGSQMLEMIIEDAKRQEIDWVGSSFMGDMRVLNFWIRNGFYPVHVSPKKNEKLGDYPVIVIKPISEIATKAVRVAAYVLKEKLLNTLHDVYFSMDPEIAQIILSGIKVHKEVKINPIYVDKAVAFLQGVSPYESSADGIHLLTLKYFWDAKREWSLEPEQEILLIAKILQGRPWRFTSASLNSNRTGVNEMLYQAVAELLYRYYSLNSETKVGISLDKLDDDQID, via the coding sequence ATGGAAAAAAAGGAATTCTTTGAAATTCTAAAGAGCTCAATATCAGATAGTAAGGATAGATATTACAGAAATTTAGTATTTATTCAAGATGAATCAGATAATTTACGTCATGTTTTAGAAGTTTTACAGCTTTACTTAGACATAAATCCAGATCCCCTTATAGCATATGCATTTCATCCCTGGGCTAAGGGAGCTAAGGATAGACTTGAGGAACTAAGAAAGATTGTTAAAAATAGCGAGAGACTTGTAGATATCGATTACTCAAGCTCTGAAAGATATCTAGGTTCTACTTTTGATGTCGTTATTCTAGATTTAGTAGATAACTTTGAGCCCAATCATATAGGTAGATTAGTGGATTTAGTTAGAGGTGGCGGATTAATAATACTTTACACAAACGACTTAAAGAATAATAAGATATTTAAAAATTCTATCCTTAGGGAGGGAAAGGTACTTGATGTTTATGAAATGAGATTTATGAGAAAACTAACCGAGCATGAGGGTATCTTTATCATATCTAACTCCGAATACTACGCAAAGCCTTTTAAGGGTGAGGTGAAGGAAAAGCCTTCACCACAATTACCCAAAAAACCTATAATGCCAGTAGAGTTACATTCCCTATGTCTTAGCTCTGACCAAAACAAAGTTTTAGAGTCATTTATCGGAATGAGATACGGATCAAGAAAAGTTCTAGTTATAACGGCGTCTAGAGGAAGAGGTAAAAGTGCGGTAACTGGACTAGGTATGGCAGGGCTAATATTTAAACATGGCTTTAGAAAAGGACGAAAATACAAAATAATAGTTACTGCACCTTCGATAGCAAGCTCTTCACAGACTATGGAATTCCTTAAGAGAGGTCTTGACGCATTAGGAGTAGAATACAAGGAAAAGAGATCTCCTTTAGGATTCATAAATAGCCTTGAAGGTGAAGGATTCAGGGTATTTTTCGAGATACCTGAAGCTACTTTGGAGCATGAGGGTGATTTACTTGTCGTAGATGAGGCAGCAGCGATAGGTATTGGGTATATTGATTCAGCTCTCAAGACATGGAAAAAGGTCGTTCTCGTAACAACTGTTCACGGTTATGAGGGTTCAGGCAAAGCATTCCTAAGATACCTAAATAGATTGCTTAAGCAGAGGAAAACTACGGTATATTGGGAGGAAATGAGAAAACCTCTAAGGTATGCTGAAGGTGATCCTATTGAGAAATGGTTGTATGATTCATTATTACTTGATGCAGAGCCAGAGGATGTGCAACAAGAGATCGATAAAGTGTATTTCGAAACCTTAGACAAGGAAGAGTTATTCTCTGACGATCGTAAATTGAGGCAAGTCTATGGAATTTTGGTCACAGCTCATTACAGAAATAATCCCAATGACCTGATGATAATGGGAGATGGGATTCATCATACAATAAAGGGATTAAGTATTGAGGGCACGAACAATTACATAGGAGTAGTGCAGATAGCTAATGAGGGAGGTTTATCTGATGAGCTAATACATTCAGCATTAATGGGTGTGACATTTGATGGAGATCTTATACCAGATAGAATGATAAAACACTCTAGACTGATAGAATTCGGAAAGATGAAAGGATGGAGAATTGTAAGAATAGCAGTAATGCAAGAATTACAGGACAAGGGATTCGGGAGCCAGATGTTAGAGATGATAATCGAAGATGCTAAGAGGCAGGAAATTGATTGGGTTGGATCCTCATTTATGGGAGATATGAGAGTACTTAATTTCTGGATTAGAAACGGATTCTACCCTGTTCATGTTTCGCCCAAGAAGAATGAAAAACTTGGGGATTACCCTGTAATAGTAATAAAGCCTATAAGTGAAATTGCAACTAAGGCAGTAAGAGTAGCAGCATATGTATTGAAGGAAAAATTACTTAACACCTTACATGATGTGTACTTTTCCATGGACCCGGAAATTGCCCAAATAATCCTCAGTGGTATAAAAGTTCATAAAGAAGTTAAGATAAACCCAATATACGTAGATAAAGCGGTAGCATTTCTTCAAGGAGTGAGCCCATATGAATCCTCAGCCGACGGGATTCACTTATTAACGTTAAAATATTTTTGGGATGCTAAAAGGGAATGGTCCTTAGAGCCTGAACAAGAAATTTTACTAATAGCCAAAATACTGCAAGGTAGACCATGGAGATTCACTTCAGCCTCACTAAATTCGAATAGAACCGGAGTTAATGAAATGTTATATCAGGCTGTTGCCGAATTATTATACAGGTACTATTCCTTAAATAGTGAAACAAAAGTAGGAATTAGCTTAGATAAATTGGATGATGACCAAATAGACTGA
- a CDS encoding peptide ABC transporter ATPase, producing the protein MVMRLPAGYTNSVIEINNLKVYFTKRSSLFGKKNLVKALDDVTMNIREREIMGVVGESGSGKTTLGRVTTGLQKPTEGEVKLRVDDKELRLSKTKFKEISRYVQMIYQDPYSSIDPIMRVYDVLAMPLRYRKIDDIDKRITDAMNLVELPLELLENRVYQLSGGQRQRLSIARAIALNPKYIVADEPTTMLDASLKGEILKIIKDARERKNISFMLITHELPIAKIISDRITILYLGKIMEIGSASDIFRNPLHPYTQALIEAYPKIDPSLRGKLKEIKVKVELIRPEKGCVFYPRCPFVLSKCKEEEPKLKEVEEGHYVACWLH; encoded by the coding sequence ATGGTGATGAGGTTGCCTGCTGGTTATACTAATAGTGTTATTGAAATAAATAACTTGAAAGTATACTTTACTAAGAGGTCATCATTATTTGGAAAGAAGAACCTAGTAAAGGCATTAGACGATGTAACGATGAATATCAGGGAAAGGGAAATAATGGGAGTAGTTGGAGAAAGCGGATCAGGCAAGACAACGTTAGGAAGAGTAACTACTGGATTACAAAAACCTACTGAAGGAGAAGTCAAGTTGAGAGTTGATGATAAAGAGCTTAGGCTTAGTAAGACTAAGTTTAAGGAAATTAGTAGATACGTTCAAATGATATATCAAGATCCATACTCTTCTATAGATCCTATAATGAGAGTATATGATGTGTTAGCTATGCCTCTGAGATATAGAAAGATTGATGATATTGATAAGCGTATTACTGATGCAATGAATCTAGTGGAGCTTCCCCTAGAATTACTAGAGAATAGAGTGTATCAACTTTCTGGTGGTCAGAGGCAAAGACTTAGTATAGCCAGAGCTATAGCACTAAATCCTAAGTATATTGTAGCCGATGAACCAACTACAATGTTAGATGCCTCTCTCAAAGGGGAAATACTAAAGATAATCAAGGACGCGAGGGAAAGGAAGAATATTTCATTCATGCTGATTACCCATGAGCTTCCGATAGCAAAGATAATCTCTGATAGGATAACTATACTTTACCTAGGTAAGATAATGGAAATCGGATCTGCAAGCGATATTTTCAGAAATCCATTACATCCGTATACTCAAGCTCTTATAGAGGCATATCCTAAGATTGATCCATCCCTAAGAGGTAAACTAAAGGAAATTAAAGTAAAGGTAGAATTAATTAGACCAGAGAAGGGATGTGTATTCTATCCTAGATGTCCTTTTGTCTTATCTAAGTGTAAAGAGGAAGAGCCTAAGCTTAAAGAAGTGGAAGAGGGTCATTACGTAGCATGCTGGCTACATTAG